The Nocardioides panzhihuensis genome has a segment encoding these proteins:
- a CDS encoding acetyl-CoA C-acetyltransferase, translated as MKSPVIVATARSPIGRAGRGSLASMRADDLATQMVAAALAQVPDLDPTTIDDIYVGAWEHTGEQSENIARRVAVQLGLDTVPGTSVNRACASSVQTTRMAANAIMAGDGDVFISGGAESVSRYLPTVMSGADRGANPQFDAAQERTRRNAIGNQQWTDPRENGALPDFYISMGQTAENVATHRDVSRQEQDEFALRSQQLATSAIARGFFDRDITPVELPDGNVVATDDGPRPSTELSSLAGLGTVFREGGTVTAGNACSLNDGAAALVIMSDRKARELGLTPIARIVATAASGLSPEIMGLGPVEASRRALAKVGLTIKDIDLVEINEAFAAQVIPSYRELRIDIDKLNVNGGGIALGHPFGATGARITTTLLHALQERDQQFGLETMCVGGGQGMAIIFERLS; from the coding sequence TTGAAATCCCCTGTCATCGTGGCCACCGCTCGTTCGCCCATTGGTCGGGCCGGACGCGGCAGCCTCGCCTCGATGCGCGCTGACGACCTGGCCACCCAGATGGTCGCCGCAGCCCTCGCCCAGGTCCCCGACCTCGACCCCACGACGATCGACGACATCTACGTCGGCGCCTGGGAGCACACCGGGGAGCAGAGCGAGAACATCGCGCGCCGAGTGGCCGTCCAGCTCGGTCTCGATACCGTGCCGGGGACCAGCGTCAACCGTGCCTGCGCCTCCAGCGTCCAGACCACTCGCATGGCGGCCAACGCGATCATGGCCGGCGACGGAGACGTATTCATCTCCGGGGGTGCCGAAAGCGTCTCCCGATATCTCCCGACAGTCATGAGCGGCGCGGACCGTGGCGCCAACCCACAATTCGACGCGGCTCAGGAGCGCACCCGCCGCAACGCCATAGGGAACCAGCAGTGGACCGACCCCCGCGAGAACGGTGCTTTGCCGGACTTCTACATCTCGATGGGTCAGACCGCCGAAAACGTCGCTACTCATCGGGACGTGAGCCGACAGGAGCAGGACGAGTTCGCACTCCGATCACAACAACTCGCCACATCGGCTATCGCTCGAGGCTTCTTCGACCGGGACATAACCCCGGTCGAGCTGCCCGATGGCAACGTCGTCGCGACTGACGACGGCCCTCGCCCCTCCACGGAACTCTCCAGCCTCGCGGGACTTGGCACCGTCTTCCGTGAGGGCGGCACTGTCACCGCCGGCAACGCCTGCTCTCTGAACGACGGGGCTGCTGCACTGGTGATCATGAGTGATCGCAAGGCCCGCGAGCTGGGCCTGACCCCGATCGCTCGCATCGTGGCCACCGCAGCCAGTGGACTCTCGCCGGAGATCATGGGCCTCGGCCCGGTCGAAGCCTCGCGTCGCGCGCTGGCCAAGGTGGGCCTCACCATCAAGGACATCGACCTCGTCGAGATCAACGAGGCTTTCGCCGCTCAGGTGATCCCGTCCTACCGAGAGCTCCGTATCGACATCGACAAGCTCAACGTCAACGGCGGCGGCATCGCCCTTGGCCATCCCTTCGGTGCCACCGGTGCCCGGATCACCACCACACTGCTGCACGCGCTCCAGGAACGAGACCAGCAGTTCGGCCTGGAAACCATGTGTGTCGGAGGCGGCCAGGGCATGGCGATCATCTTCGAGAGGCTCAGCTGA
- a CDS encoding helix-turn-helix domain-containing protein yields the protein MYTFETSRTSDCDRRERGEWWRDQVSSIQCRMSFELAADYRGRIEHQRSDSYQVIRWWGDAEEISRDRQQVRTDPRDAYELVIPIHGALMLRQDDQTSHVAPTQMALISLDRSLDLRHGDGFSSIAFIVPRERLDLRLPRLSQSGVTLAAKLGLGRIVVDMIASLRENGASLAGSQFDAICDRIVDLLALTYNADTTAAVVDVQEGLVTSIRRFVRENAHDPGLTGAVVAARLGWSLRNIQTQLQRVDTTPSDLIREERLALARLRLQDPAWFRQSVTQVAYASGFGDLSTFSNAYRRHFGERPSDTRSAARDDA from the coding sequence GTGTACACCTTCGAGACATCGCGCACGTCCGATTGCGATCGCCGCGAACGCGGTGAGTGGTGGCGCGATCAGGTCTCGTCCATCCAATGCCGCATGTCGTTCGAGCTCGCCGCAGACTACCGCGGTCGCATCGAGCACCAACGCTCTGATTCCTACCAGGTGATCCGATGGTGGGGCGACGCGGAGGAAATCTCGCGCGACCGCCAGCAGGTCCGCACGGATCCGCGCGACGCATATGAGCTGGTCATCCCAATTCACGGAGCCCTCATGCTTCGCCAGGACGACCAGACTTCGCACGTCGCTCCTACGCAGATGGCCCTGATCTCGCTGGACCGATCCCTGGATCTACGCCATGGCGACGGGTTCTCCTCGATCGCGTTCATCGTGCCCCGCGAACGACTCGATCTGCGACTGCCTCGGCTATCGCAATCCGGAGTGACGCTGGCCGCGAAGCTCGGCCTCGGCCGCATCGTCGTCGACATGATCGCGAGCTTGCGGGAGAACGGGGCATCCCTCGCGGGAAGTCAGTTCGATGCCATCTGCGACCGCATCGTCGACCTGCTAGCGCTCACCTACAACGCGGACACCACCGCGGCCGTGGTCGATGTCCAGGAAGGCCTGGTGACGAGCATCCGGCGCTTCGTCCGGGAGAACGCCCACGACCCCGGACTGACCGGCGCTGTCGTCGCTGCTCGCCTCGGCTGGTCCCTGCGAAACATCCAGACACAACTACAGCGCGTTGACACCACCCCCTCCGATCTCATCCGAGAAGAGCGACTCGCTCTCGCGCGCTTGAGGCTTCAGGACCCTGCCTGGTTCCGGCAGAGTGTCACCCAGGTGGCTTACGCCTCGGGGTTCGGCGACCTCAGCACTTTCAGCAACGCCTACCGTCGGCACTTCGGCGAGAGACCGTCCGACACAAGATCCGCCGCGCGGGACGACGCCTGA
- a CDS encoding SDR family oxidoreductase, translated as MSTPNAQDTNQRHDALFTIRGRTALVTGGSRGIGAMIARGLVLDGAHVVITSRNPETCRATAENINAAAGTAGSTGRCTAVASDLSSVDGVTGLVSWLEEHLESIDILVNNAGATWGAPLEQFPLAGWTKVLDTNLVAPFYLTTGLLPLLRNAADPEHPARIINIGSVDALITPHWENFSYSASKAGLHMMTRQLAKHLAPESITVNAIAPGPILTDMLSHLAADPDAETKMLERVPLGRYGNADDLTGAVRFLASPAGAYLTGVIIPLDGGMSGCAG; from the coding sequence ATGAGCACCCCGAACGCCCAGGACACCAACCAGCGTCACGACGCCCTCTTCACCATTCGCGGCCGAACCGCGCTCGTGACCGGTGGATCTCGCGGGATCGGCGCAATGATCGCCAGAGGACTGGTCCTCGACGGAGCTCACGTGGTGATCACCAGCCGCAATCCGGAAACTTGTCGGGCGACGGCGGAGAATATCAATGCGGCGGCCGGCACGGCCGGCTCCACCGGCCGCTGCACCGCCGTAGCAAGCGACCTGTCCTCAGTCGACGGTGTGACGGGCCTGGTCTCCTGGCTCGAGGAGCACCTCGAGTCGATCGACATCTTGGTAAACAACGCCGGCGCCACCTGGGGAGCGCCACTCGAGCAGTTCCCTCTCGCAGGATGGACCAAGGTGCTCGACACCAACCTGGTGGCACCGTTCTACCTCACCACCGGACTCCTTCCTCTGCTCCGCAACGCGGCAGATCCCGAGCACCCCGCCCGCATCATCAACATCGGCAGCGTCGACGCCCTCATCACGCCGCATTGGGAGAACTTCTCCTACAGCGCTAGCAAGGCCGGCCTGCACATGATGACCCGCCAACTCGCGAAGCACCTCGCACCCGAAAGCATCACGGTCAACGCCATCGCGCCCGGCCCGATCCTCACCGACATGCTCAGTCACCTCGCTGCGGACCCCGACGCTGAAACGAAGATGCTGGAGCGAGTGCCGCTCGGGCGCTATGGCAACGCAGATGACCTGACCGGTGCTGTGCGCTTTCTCGCCTCACCTGCCGGTGCCTACCTGACCGGCGTCATCATCCCGCTCGACGGCGGGATGTCCGGCTGTGCCGGCTGA
- a CDS encoding PPOX class F420-dependent oxidoreductase — MTVDAPSPAENDEFWRERRICFLTTSRPDGSPHLVPVGVTFDPVAGIARVISSAGSKKVRNVRAAGSGTQVAVSQVDGRRWCTLEGTAVVKDDAESVAEAERRYAERYKQPRPNPERVVIEITVTRVLGNVRPAGW; from the coding sequence ATGACAGTCGACGCACCATCCCCCGCGGAGAACGACGAGTTCTGGCGGGAGCGGCGGATCTGCTTTCTGACCACGAGCCGGCCGGACGGCAGCCCGCACCTGGTTCCGGTGGGGGTCACGTTCGATCCGGTGGCCGGCATCGCGCGGGTCATCAGCAGCGCGGGAAGCAAGAAGGTGCGCAACGTACGCGCGGCCGGGTCCGGCACGCAGGTCGCGGTCAGCCAGGTCGACGGGCGTCGGTGGTGCACTCTCGAGGGCACCGCGGTGGTCAAGGACGACGCCGAGTCGGTGGCCGAGGCCGAGCGGCGCTATGCCGAGCGCTACAAGCAGCCCCGGCCCAACCCCGAGCGCGTGGTCATCGAGATCACCGTGACCCGGGTGCTGGGGAACGTGCGTCCCGCGGGTTGGTGA
- a CDS encoding carbohydrate ABC transporter permease, with translation MTTVSRRLLPFAAVLITAVYLIPVYWMLNTSFKGAEDIFATPPDLIPLPPTIGSYASAVFSDGDIARGLLNSGIIAVGTTVVTLLVALPAAYALARLRVRFVSAFLMLFLAVQMVPSVNLALPMFVLFSGVGLVNSYVGLIIANCSLAVPLAITILRPYFLAIPEEIVEAAKIDGCNELTAFWRVAVPVSTPGIITVGAVSFLQAWGEFVFGLALAPDERFQPVTVVLAGITNAFGTKWNDLMAVSAIIALPVIVLFIFLQRYIVAGLTEGATKS, from the coding sequence ATGACCACCGTCTCCCGGCGCCTGCTGCCGTTCGCAGCCGTGCTCATCACGGCCGTCTACCTGATCCCCGTCTACTGGATGCTCAACACATCCTTCAAGGGCGCTGAGGACATCTTCGCGACGCCGCCGGACCTGATTCCGCTACCCCCGACCATCGGCTCGTACGCGAGTGCGGTCTTCTCCGACGGGGACATCGCCCGCGGGCTCCTGAACAGCGGCATCATCGCGGTCGGCACGACCGTCGTCACGCTGCTGGTCGCCCTCCCTGCGGCGTACGCCCTGGCCAGGTTGAGGGTGCGCTTCGTCTCCGCGTTCCTGATGCTCTTCCTAGCGGTGCAGATGGTGCCGTCGGTCAACCTGGCGCTGCCGATGTTCGTGCTCTTCAGCGGCGTCGGACTGGTGAACAGCTACGTCGGCCTCATCATCGCCAACTGCTCGCTCGCCGTGCCGCTGGCGATCACCATCCTGCGGCCCTACTTCCTCGCCATCCCCGAGGAGATCGTCGAGGCCGCCAAGATCGACGGCTGCAACGAGCTCACCGCGTTCTGGCGGGTGGCCGTCCCGGTCAGTACGCCGGGCATCATCACGGTCGGGGCGGTGAGCTTCCTGCAGGCCTGGGGCGAGTTCGTCTTCGGGCTCGCGCTGGCCCCCGACGAGAGGTTCCAGCCGGTGACGGTCGTGCTTGCCGGCATCACCAACGCGTTCGGAACCAAGTGGAACGACCTGATGGCGGTGTCAGCGATCATCGCGCTGCCCGTCATCGTCCTGTTCATCTTCCTCCAGCGCTACATCGTGGCTGGACTGACCGAAGGAGCGACGAAGAGTTGA
- a CDS encoding dihydrodipicolinate synthase family protein, producing MSRLEIWAATPTPFDPDGRLDLSVVEAQAEHLRSAGVSGAFVAGTTGEFPSLTTDERRMLLEAWAAVRPEGFGLAAQVGSNDLAQAAELAAHAVDHGVDFVAATAPFYGEAPRVELVVDHLARIAEAAGETPLCYYHIPSMTGSTHLPADVVTAARERIPTLTGVKFTDEDLIECDRIRATGVKVFFGRDELLPAGLAIGVEAVIGSLYNGLAPIAHRVVEAYDSGEPERAYELHRPFREIAAVAGRHGGLGFVKELMNRLGPDAGAPRTPWGPLDAAAVAEADALADRLRVAVEQVGKS from the coding sequence TTGAGTCGATTGGAAATCTGGGCGGCGACACCGACGCCCTTCGACCCGGACGGTCGTCTCGATCTCTCGGTCGTCGAGGCGCAGGCCGAGCACCTGCGCAGCGCCGGGGTGTCCGGCGCGTTCGTGGCGGGCACCACCGGCGAGTTCCCGTCCCTGACCACCGACGAGCGGCGCATGCTCCTCGAGGCCTGGGCAGCCGTACGCCCCGAGGGGTTCGGGCTCGCTGCCCAGGTCGGCTCCAACGACCTGGCCCAGGCAGCCGAGCTCGCGGCGCACGCCGTCGACCACGGTGTCGACTTCGTGGCCGCGACCGCGCCGTTCTACGGCGAGGCGCCGCGCGTGGAGCTGGTCGTCGACCACCTCGCCCGGATCGCGGAGGCCGCCGGCGAGACGCCGCTGTGCTACTACCACATCCCGAGCATGACCGGCTCGACCCATCTGCCGGCCGATGTCGTCACCGCCGCGCGGGAGCGGATCCCCACCCTGACCGGGGTGAAGTTCACCGACGAGGACCTCATCGAGTGCGATCGCATCCGCGCAACGGGGGTCAAGGTCTTCTTCGGCCGCGACGAGCTGCTCCCCGCCGGCCTGGCGATCGGCGTGGAGGCGGTGATCGGCAGTCTCTACAACGGGCTCGCGCCGATCGCGCACCGGGTCGTCGAGGCGTACGACTCGGGAGAGCCTGAACGTGCCTACGAGCTGCACCGACCCTTCCGCGAGATCGCGGCCGTCGCCGGCCGGCACGGCGGGCTCGGCTTCGTCAAGGAGCTGATGAACCGGCTCGGCCCGGACGCGGGTGCGCCGCGTACGCCGTGGGGTCCGCTGGACGCGGCAGCCGTCGCCGAGGCGGACGCTCTCGCCGACCGGCTGCGGGTCGCCGTCGAGCAGGTGGGGAAGTCGTGA
- a CDS encoding ABC transporter permease subunit: MSSLARSAPAARTTVRPGHRRPNLAPYLFLAPAVVFVVLTVVYPLVYNILQSFFDVGLREVVQGGASWVGLDNYRDQLGRSEFWHAVVVSLVYSIGTVVIAFAVGLGLALLFHREFPGRNLLRALLLLAWILPTVVSANVWRWLLDGSYGLLNAALSGLGLLDRDLFWLGEPNPALLAVIVATAWSFAPFAMILLAAGLQSISPTYYEAARIDGASAWQQFRSLTFPLLRPVSLTVTLLIFIFTFKTFDTIFLMTGGGPGNATETLPVYAYNEAFEFSRFDTAAVATTVLMVISIALALVYFRALRSEEGA, from the coding sequence GTGAGCTCCCTCGCTCGGTCGGCGCCAGCCGCGCGGACGACGGTCCGGCCGGGGCATCGACGGCCCAATCTCGCGCCGTACCTCTTCCTCGCCCCGGCGGTGGTCTTCGTCGTCCTCACCGTCGTCTACCCGCTGGTCTACAACATCCTGCAGAGCTTCTTCGACGTCGGCCTGCGGGAGGTCGTCCAGGGCGGCGCCTCCTGGGTCGGGCTCGACAACTACCGGGACCAGCTCGGGCGCTCCGAGTTCTGGCACGCAGTCGTCGTCTCGCTGGTCTACTCCATTGGCACCGTGGTGATCGCGTTCGCGGTCGGGCTGGGCCTCGCGCTGCTCTTCCATCGTGAGTTCCCGGGCCGCAACCTCCTTCGCGCGCTGCTGCTGCTGGCCTGGATCCTGCCCACGGTCGTCAGCGCCAACGTCTGGCGCTGGCTGCTCGACGGCAGCTATGGACTGCTCAACGCCGCGCTCAGCGGCCTGGGCCTGCTCGATCGCGATCTGTTCTGGCTCGGAGAGCCGAACCCCGCGCTGCTGGCGGTGATCGTGGCAACGGCGTGGAGCTTCGCGCCGTTCGCGATGATCCTGCTGGCCGCCGGGCTCCAGAGCATCTCGCCGACCTATTACGAGGCTGCCCGCATCGACGGTGCCTCCGCATGGCAACAGTTCCGCTCGCTGACCTTCCCGCTGCTGCGGCCGGTCAGCCTGACGGTCACGCTGCTGATCTTCATCTTCACCTTCAAGACCTTCGACACGATCTTCCTGATGACCGGCGGAGGGCCCGGCAACGCGACCGAGACGCTGCCGGTGTACGCCTACAACGAGGCCTTCGAGTTCTCCCGGTTCGACACCGCGGCAGTGGCGACGACGGTGCTGATGGTGATCTCCATCGCGCTTGCGCTGGTCTACTTCCGTGCCCTCCGGAGCGAGGAGGGCGCATGA
- a CDS encoding FCD domain-containing protein: MKHGSIYREAQVRLRDFIREHGLRPGDRLPPESALAAELEVSRLSLREASRSLQTLGVIEARPGNGLYVAAFSFRPVIEQLPYGMAEPGASLEELLTAREAMEAGLMPAVCRLRDEEEEALSRCADLATEMSEREQRGESFADVDREFHLSLYQTLGNPLVENLIELFWELFVRVGDAIPGSPERNRGEAHLAIVRALQAGDAELATARMFEHFDDVRVRARLLQDRA, encoded by the coding sequence GTGAAGCACGGTTCCATCTACCGCGAGGCTCAGGTCCGGCTGCGCGACTTCATCCGGGAGCACGGCCTGCGGCCCGGCGACCGGCTTCCGCCCGAGTCCGCGTTGGCCGCCGAGCTCGAGGTCAGCCGACTCTCCCTGCGGGAGGCATCGCGAAGCCTGCAGACCCTCGGTGTGATCGAGGCCCGGCCCGGCAACGGCCTCTACGTCGCCGCGTTCTCCTTCCGGCCGGTGATCGAGCAGCTGCCCTACGGGATGGCCGAGCCCGGCGCCTCGCTGGAGGAGCTCCTCACCGCCCGCGAGGCCATGGAGGCCGGGCTGATGCCCGCCGTGTGCCGGCTGCGGGACGAGGAGGAGGAAGCACTGTCCCGGTGTGCCGACCTGGCCACCGAGATGAGCGAGCGGGAACAGCGCGGCGAGAGCTTCGCCGACGTCGATCGGGAGTTCCATCTCTCGCTCTACCAGACCCTCGGCAACCCGTTGGTCGAGAACCTGATCGAGCTCTTCTGGGAGCTCTTCGTCCGGGTCGGCGACGCCATCCCGGGAAGTCCCGAGCGCAACCGCGGCGAGGCTCACCTCGCGATCGTGCGGGCTCTGCAGGCAGGAGACGCCGAGCTCGCCACCGCCCGGATGTTCGAGCACTTCGACGACGTACGCGTCCGGGCGCGGCTGCTACAGGACCGCGCCTGA
- a CDS encoding long-chain-fatty-acid--CoA ligase, giving the protein MLNLAVMLSDTARTDPNRLALIEGDRTFTYGEVRAAAQKVAQFLSSHGVQPGDRVAMTIPNVAEFPIVYYGILLAGAAVVPLNVMLKRDEVAYHLKDSESKVYFCAISDGDDAWRGFDAVPACEHLVTFGPGATPLEASTSLPDLLAAENAGDAHSPAEATDTAVVLYTSGTTGKPKGAELTHANMVLNAFANNRLLNARADDVHLVTLPLFHSFGQTVQMNAGFNMGATLVLLPRFDPATALELMARHRVSVFAGVPTMYWALLPAADPAVDLAGMLRLAISGGAAMPVEVLTRFEKTFGVSIREGYGLSETSPIVTFNPLERPNKPGSIGRPIWGIEIKLIDPEWNEVTDGEAGEIAVRGHNVMKGYLGRPEATAEVIRHGWFRTGDIATRDEDGYYFIIDRAKDLIVRGGFNVYPREVEETLIAHPDVSLVAVIGIPDERVGEEVKAFVIREPGSDLSPEALMSWCRERLATYKCPRAVEFRDSLPMNATGKLLKRELR; this is encoded by the coding sequence ATGTTGAATCTGGCCGTCATGCTGTCCGACACTGCACGCACCGACCCCAACCGACTCGCCCTCATCGAGGGTGATCGCACGTTCACCTACGGCGAGGTCCGTGCCGCTGCGCAGAAAGTGGCGCAGTTCCTTTCCTCGCACGGTGTCCAACCCGGTGACCGTGTAGCGATGACCATCCCGAACGTGGCCGAGTTCCCCATCGTCTACTACGGCATCCTTCTTGCCGGGGCTGCTGTCGTACCGCTCAACGTCATGCTCAAGCGAGATGAAGTCGCGTATCACCTGAAGGACTCGGAATCAAAGGTCTACTTCTGCGCCATCTCCGACGGTGATGACGCATGGCGCGGCTTCGATGCCGTGCCGGCGTGCGAGCATCTGGTCACCTTCGGTCCAGGGGCAACCCCACTCGAGGCCAGCACCTCCCTTCCCGATCTGCTCGCGGCCGAGAATGCAGGTGACGCGCACAGCCCGGCCGAGGCGACCGACACCGCCGTCGTCCTCTACACGAGCGGAACCACCGGCAAGCCCAAGGGCGCCGAGCTGACCCACGCGAACATGGTTCTCAACGCGTTCGCGAACAACCGCCTCCTCAACGCACGGGCCGACGACGTTCACCTAGTCACGTTGCCGCTGTTCCACTCCTTCGGTCAGACCGTCCAGATGAACGCCGGCTTCAACATGGGAGCCACCCTCGTCCTGCTACCACGGTTCGACCCGGCCACAGCACTCGAGCTGATGGCGCGACACCGGGTCTCGGTGTTCGCAGGTGTTCCTACGATGTACTGGGCGCTGCTTCCCGCAGCCGACCCGGCGGTAGACCTCGCTGGAATGCTGCGTCTGGCCATCTCCGGTGGTGCCGCGATGCCGGTCGAGGTCCTCACCCGATTCGAGAAGACCTTTGGGGTGTCGATTCGCGAGGGATATGGGCTCTCTGAGACCAGTCCCATCGTCACGTTCAACCCGCTCGAGCGACCCAACAAGCCTGGCTCGATCGGGCGGCCGATCTGGGGCATCGAGATCAAACTGATCGACCCCGAGTGGAACGAGGTAACCGACGGCGAGGCCGGCGAGATTGCGGTCCGAGGCCACAACGTCATGAAGGGCTACCTGGGCCGCCCGGAGGCAACCGCGGAGGTGATTCGCCACGGTTGGTTCCGCACCGGCGACATCGCCACCCGCGACGAGGACGGCTACTACTTCATCATCGATCGCGCGAAAGACCTGATCGTGCGAGGAGGCTTCAACGTCTACCCCCGCGAGGTCGAGGAAACCCTCATCGCCCATCCGGACGTCAGCCTGGTTGCGGTCATCGGAATCCCCGACGAGCGCGTCGGCGAAGAGGTGAAGGCGTTCGTCATCCGTGAGCCCGGATCCGATCTGTCGCCTGAAGCCCTCATGTCCTGGTGTCGCGAGCGCCTCGCGACCTACAAGTGCCCCCGCGCAGTGGAGTTCCGAGACTCGCTGCCCATGAACGCGACCGGGAAGCTGCTCAAGCGCGAGTTGCGCTGA
- a CDS encoding ABC transporter substrate-binding protein gives MIRTRTHVGSRAAVGGLISMLAISLTGCGALGGESGSSSSDGTVTVWQYYGDEQMPTGKPLYDALEAYDAENDDVKVKIRFIPFEDFNRTLQQGAAAGESPDVALINAFDTQQMADAGVIEDISDKVEEWGEKDAYYPTSWETTQVGGKTYGIPHVADDYALYYNKDVFEAAGVQPPATWDEMESTAATLAKEVKYGLAVSGREGAEGATGILLRQLAAGGDLKTFGDGTGAAALESYKRMVDNGGLSKGFLTWLEDDAKTHFAGGDAAMMINSATYVNILRDEVPDLNWDVAPLPKDEVSKSFLSAENLTIGAGSGDPDAAWDLIAHLQEPSVLEEYLPARNKLPARDDVPKAVEDPIRKTFADQLENAWAPEGDVATHSNESLTAIQEALQATISGGSSPADAAKAAQAKIDGALGS, from the coding sequence ATGATCCGAACCCGCACGCACGTCGGCAGTCGCGCCGCCGTTGGCGGTCTCATCTCCATGCTGGCCATCTCGCTCACGGGTTGCGGCGCGCTGGGCGGCGAGTCCGGTTCGAGCTCCTCGGACGGAACGGTCACGGTCTGGCAGTACTACGGCGATGAGCAGATGCCGACCGGCAAGCCGCTCTACGACGCACTCGAGGCGTACGACGCTGAGAACGACGATGTGAAGGTGAAGATCCGGTTCATCCCCTTCGAAGACTTCAACCGGACCCTGCAGCAGGGTGCCGCCGCAGGGGAGAGCCCCGACGTCGCCCTGATCAACGCCTTCGACACCCAGCAGATGGCCGACGCGGGCGTGATCGAGGACATCTCCGACAAGGTCGAGGAGTGGGGCGAGAAGGACGCCTACTACCCGACGAGCTGGGAGACCACGCAGGTCGGTGGCAAGACGTACGGCATCCCGCACGTCGCGGACGACTACGCGCTCTACTACAACAAGGACGTCTTCGAGGCGGCCGGAGTGCAGCCTCCCGCGACCTGGGACGAGATGGAGAGCACCGCCGCGACCTTGGCCAAGGAGGTCAAGTACGGCCTGGCCGTCTCCGGGCGCGAGGGCGCCGAGGGTGCCACCGGGATCCTGCTCCGCCAGCTCGCGGCCGGCGGAGATCTCAAGACGTTCGGCGACGGGACCGGCGCCGCGGCGCTGGAGTCCTACAAGCGGATGGTCGACAACGGCGGGCTCTCGAAGGGTTTCCTGACCTGGCTCGAGGACGACGCCAAGACCCACTTCGCGGGCGGCGACGCCGCGATGATGATCAACTCGGCGACGTACGTGAACATCCTGCGCGATGAAGTGCCTGACCTGAACTGGGACGTGGCACCGCTGCCGAAGGACGAGGTCTCGAAGAGCTTCCTGTCGGCGGAGAACCTCACCATCGGCGCGGGCAGCGGAGACCCGGACGCGGCCTGGGACCTGATCGCCCACCTGCAGGAGCCGTCGGTTCTGGAGGAGTACCTCCCGGCCCGCAACAAGCTGCCTGCCCGCGACGACGTACCGAAGGCGGTCGAGGACCCGATCCGCAAGACCTTCGCCGACCAGCTCGAGAACGCCTGGGCGCCTGAAGGAGACGTGGCGACGCACTCCAACGAGTCGCTGACCGCGATCCAGGAGGCCCTGCAGGCCACCATCAGCGGCGGCAGCAGCCCGGCCGACGCCGCCAAGGCGGCGCAGGCCAAGATCGACGGCGCTCTGGGGTCGTGA
- a CDS encoding nucleoside triphosphate pyrophosphohydrolase family protein: MDLNAYQQAALRTAAPKDKPNEVFHLLLGLVEETGEIAEKAKKIVRDHDGDFNQWDLDDLAKELGDTLWYVAVLADHFGLPLADVAELNIKKLADRQQRGALGGSGDDR, from the coding sequence ATGGATCTGAACGCCTACCAGCAGGCGGCGCTGCGGACCGCGGCGCCGAAGGACAAGCCCAACGAGGTGTTCCACCTGCTGCTGGGTCTGGTCGAGGAGACGGGCGAGATCGCCGAGAAGGCGAAGAAGATCGTGCGGGACCACGACGGCGACTTCAACCAGTGGGACCTCGATGATCTGGCCAAGGAGCTCGGTGACACGCTTTGGTACGTAGCGGTCCTCGCTGACCACTTCGGGCTCCCGCTCGCGGATGTTGCTGAGCTCAACATCAAGAAGCTCGCCGATCGTCAGCAGCGGGGCGCGCTCGGTGGAAGCGGCGACGATCGCTGA